One region of Azoarcus sp. CIB genomic DNA includes:
- a CDS encoding nitrite reductase yields the protein MKSTHTLPSPVRRVLVLSGLLVGAALALHAADSRGAEGPAAVYQQHCAACHGPDRLGATGPALLPENLARLRKEEAATVIRDGRTATQMLPFGALIPQEQIAALVAWIYTPVVPAPSWSESDIRASRIAHIDPATLPAKPVFDADPMNLFLVVETGDHHVSVLDGDKLERIHRFPSRHALHGGPKFTADGRFVFFASRDGWITKYDLWNLKVVSEVRAGINTRNVAVSPDGKHVAVANYLPHTLVLLDGELNLLKSIPVTDRDGKTSSRVSAVYEATPRNSFVAALKDVPEIWEISYDRHVEDIPTGFVHDFKYREGAFVPGYLNPRRTTLADPLDDFFFTQDYSTVLGASREGVGQVVHLDVRRKIADLALDGMPHLGSGISWDWQGRRVMASTNLKAAEVTVIDLKDWSVVKRIPTRGPGFFLRSHENSRYAFVDSMMSREAKNTLQVIDKQTLEIVKELKAAPGQTLAHIEFTRDGRYALASLWEMDGALIVYDAKTLEEVKRLPMKKPVGKYNVWNKISREEGTSH from the coding sequence ATGAAATCCACGCACACTCTGCCGTCGCCCGTCCGGCGCGTCCTGGTTCTTTCCGGCTTACTCGTCGGCGCGGCCCTCGCGCTGCATGCGGCCGACTCGCGGGGCGCGGAGGGCCCCGCGGCGGTCTACCAGCAACACTGCGCCGCCTGTCATGGTCCGGACCGCCTCGGCGCAACCGGCCCCGCGCTGCTGCCCGAAAACCTCGCGCGCCTGCGCAAGGAGGAGGCCGCAACGGTGATCCGCGACGGTCGTACTGCGACGCAAATGCTGCCGTTCGGCGCCCTGATTCCCCAGGAACAGATCGCCGCTCTCGTCGCGTGGATCTATACCCCGGTCGTGCCCGCGCCGAGCTGGAGCGAGTCCGACATCCGGGCCTCGCGCATCGCCCACATCGATCCGGCGACCTTGCCCGCGAAACCGGTGTTCGACGCCGACCCGATGAACCTCTTCCTCGTCGTCGAAACCGGCGACCATCACGTCTCGGTGCTCGACGGCGACAAGCTTGAGCGCATCCACCGTTTCCCGAGCCGGCATGCGCTCCATGGCGGGCCGAAGTTCACGGCCGACGGCCGCTTCGTGTTCTTCGCTTCGCGCGACGGCTGGATCACCAAGTACGACCTGTGGAACCTCAAGGTCGTCAGCGAGGTCCGCGCCGGCATCAATACGCGCAACGTCGCCGTGTCGCCCGACGGCAAGCACGTTGCCGTCGCCAACTACCTGCCACACACGCTGGTGCTGCTCGACGGCGAACTCAACCTGCTGAAATCCATCCCCGTCACCGACCGTGACGGCAAGACCAGTTCGCGCGTGTCGGCGGTCTATGAAGCCACCCCACGCAACAGCTTCGTCGCCGCTTTGAAGGACGTGCCCGAGATCTGGGAGATCAGCTACGACCGCCACGTCGAGGACATCCCTACCGGTTTCGTCCACGACTTCAAGTACCGCGAAGGCGCTTTCGTTCCCGGTTACCTCAATCCGCGCCGCACCACGCTCGCCGATCCGCTCGACGACTTCTTCTTCACCCAAGACTACTCAACCGTTCTCGGCGCCTCGCGCGAAGGCGTAGGGCAGGTCGTGCACCTCGACGTGCGCCGCAAGATCGCCGACCTGGCGCTCGACGGCATGCCGCATCTCGGCTCCGGCATCTCGTGGGACTGGCAGGGCCGGCGCGTGATGGCGAGCACCAACCTCAAGGCCGCCGAAGTCACGGTCATCGACCTCAAGGACTGGAGCGTCGTCAAGCGCATCCCCACGCGCGGCCCCGGCTTCTTCCTGCGCAGCCACGAGAACAGCCGCTACGCCTTCGTCGACTCGATGATGAGTCGCGAGGCCAAGAACACGCTGCAGGTCATCGACAAGCAGACGCTGGAGATCGTCAAGGAGCTCAAGGCCGCGCCGGGCCAGACGCTCGCGCACATCGAGTTCACGCGCGACGGCCGCTATGCGCTCGCGAGCCTGTGGGAGATGGACGGTGCGCTGATCGTCTACGACGCCAAGACGCTCGAGGAAGTAAAGCGCCTGCCGATGAAGAAACCGGTCGGCAAGTACAACGTGTGGAACAAGATCTCGCGCGAGGAAGGCACTAGCCATTGA
- the nirJ gene encoding heme d1 biosynthesis radical SAM protein NirJ, producing MFRISHFIRELDHPTPVAPRRNPPGPVVIWNLIRRCNLTCKHCYSISADKDFPGELSTADVLRVMDDLKSFRVPVLILSGGEPLLRPDIFEIGRRAKEMGFYVGLSSNGTLINDANIDAIDDTGFDYVGVSLDGIGATHDKFRRLDGAFEASMAGIRLCLGRGIKVGVRYTMTEDNAHDLPALLRLVEDEGIDKFYFSHLNYAGRGNKHRADDARHQTTRDAMDLLFETCLDLHRRGIEKDFVTGNNDADGVYLLHWIARRFPEHVEHIRGKLAQWGGNASGVNVANIDNLGVVHPDTMWWHVPLGNVRERRFSEIWSDLSNPLMAGLKQHPRALSGRCGACHHLDICNGSSRVRAQQITGDPWAEDPGCYLSDDEIGVKAGEVAGERVVTTPFVSRRRTA from the coding sequence ATGTTCCGCATCTCGCACTTCATCCGCGAACTCGACCACCCGACGCCCGTCGCCCCGCGCCGCAATCCCCCTGGCCCCGTCGTCATCTGGAACCTGATCCGTCGCTGCAACCTCACCTGCAAGCACTGCTACTCGATCTCGGCCGACAAGGACTTCCCGGGCGAACTCTCGACTGCCGACGTCCTCCGGGTGATGGACGACCTCAAGTCCTTCCGCGTGCCGGTGCTGATCCTGTCCGGTGGTGAACCGCTGTTGCGGCCCGACATCTTCGAGATCGGCCGGCGTGCGAAAGAGATGGGCTTCTATGTCGGACTGTCGAGCAATGGCACGCTGATCAACGACGCCAATATCGACGCGATTGACGACACCGGCTTCGACTACGTCGGCGTCAGCCTCGACGGCATCGGCGCCACCCACGACAAGTTCCGCCGCCTCGACGGCGCCTTCGAGGCCTCGATGGCCGGCATTCGCCTGTGCCTCGGGCGTGGCATCAAGGTCGGCGTGCGCTACACGATGACCGAGGACAACGCCCACGACCTGCCGGCGCTGCTGCGCCTCGTCGAGGACGAGGGTATCGACAAGTTCTACTTCTCGCACCTCAACTACGCCGGCCGCGGCAACAAGCACCGCGCCGACGACGCACGCCACCAGACCACGCGCGACGCGATGGACCTGCTCTTCGAAACCTGCCTGGACCTGCACCGGCGCGGCATCGAAAAGGACTTCGTCACCGGCAACAATGACGCCGACGGCGTCTACCTGCTGCATTGGATCGCGCGGCGCTTCCCCGAGCATGTCGAACACATCCGCGGCAAGCTCGCGCAATGGGGCGGCAACGCCAGCGGGGTAAACGTCGCCAACATCGACAACCTCGGCGTCGTTCATCCCGACACGATGTGGTGGCACGTTCCCCTCGGTAACGTCCGCGAGCGCAGGTTCTCCGAGATATGGAGCGACCTGTCCAATCCGCTGATGGCCGGACTCAAGCAGCATCCGCGCGCGTTGTCCGGGCGCTGCGGTGCCTGCCACCATCTCGACATCTGCAACGGCAGCTCGCGCGTGCGTGCACAGCAGATCACCGGCGATCCGTGGGCCGAGGACCCCGGCTGCTACCTCAGTGACGACGAAATCGGCGTGAAAGCCGGCGAGGTCGCTGGCGAGCGCGTCGTCACCACCCCCTTCGTTTCCCGTCGGCGCACCGCCTGA
- a CDS encoding plastocyanin/azurin family copper-binding protein has protein sequence MVALLGAWQIGIVCAAEHEVSIVDYKYSPAVVEIRAGDTVTWVNREKRTSHSVLFEATGEESERFFPGEKWSRTFPRAGRFEYRCGPHPEMKGAVVVGE, from the coding sequence GTGGTCGCCCTGCTCGGCGCGTGGCAGATCGGTATCGTCTGCGCTGCCGAGCATGAAGTGTCCATCGTCGACTACAAATATTCTCCCGCGGTAGTCGAGATCCGCGCGGGCGACACGGTCACGTGGGTCAATCGGGAAAAGCGGACCAGCCATTCGGTATTGTTCGAAGCGACCGGTGAAGAGTCCGAGCGCTTCTTCCCCGGCGAGAAATGGTCCCGCACCTTTCCGCGGGCCGGGCGTTTCGAGTACCGATGCGGCCCGCATCCCGAGATGAAGGGTGCCGTCGTCGTCGGCGAGTGA
- a CDS encoding ethylbenzene dehydrogenase-related protein: MKKTIIAGVVGAILAGATGAAMAAAPDWSKIPAKDITVFYPGVSPIEWITKGTEHGGARGMKKGETCADCHHSETSDMGKKMASGQKIEPTPIAGKAPAIPVKVQAARDADNLYVRFSWKQPPASGAAKMDAKNPVKVAFMLEAGGKVELADLGGCWSTCHVDSRTMPGAAETKLKYVKGGSLAEGKFYDLYQWRSGEKKGFNGYVADKRVMEGGQALVSADGKLDGDTWTVVFARKLAGGEGDVALESGKTYNFGFAIHDDSAAGRFHHVSLGYKLGIDTSADITAAK, from the coding sequence ATGAAGAAAACGATAATTGCCGGCGTTGTCGGCGCAATTCTGGCAGGCGCGACCGGCGCCGCGATGGCTGCGGCCCCCGACTGGAGCAAGATCCCCGCGAAGGACATCACCGTGTTTTATCCGGGCGTATCCCCGATCGAGTGGATCACCAAGGGCACGGAACACGGCGGCGCGCGCGGCATGAAGAAGGGCGAAACCTGCGCCGACTGCCACCATTCGGAAACGTCCGACATGGGCAAGAAGATGGCGAGCGGGCAGAAGATCGAGCCGACTCCGATCGCCGGCAAGGCGCCCGCCATTCCTGTCAAGGTGCAGGCCGCGCGTGACGCGGACAACCTGTACGTGCGCTTCTCGTGGAAGCAGCCGCCCGCATCCGGTGCAGCGAAGATGGATGCGAAGAACCCCGTCAAGGTCGCCTTCATGCTGGAAGCCGGCGGCAAGGTCGAACTCGCCGACCTCGGCGGATGCTGGTCCACCTGCCACGTCGACTCGCGCACCATGCCGGGCGCCGCCGAGACCAAGCTGAAATACGTCAAGGGCGGATCGCTGGCGGAAGGCAAGTTCTACGATCTGTACCAGTGGCGCAGCGGAGAGAAGAAAGGTTTCAACGGCTACGTCGCGGACAAGCGCGTGATGGAAGGCGGTCAAGCGCTCGTGAGTGCCGACGGCAAACTCGACGGCGACACTTGGACGGTCGTGTTCGCGCGCAAGCTGGCGGGCGGGGAGGGTGATGTCGCCCTCGAGTCCGGAAAGACGTACAACTTCGGCTTCGCGATCCACGACGACAGCGCCGCCGGTCGTTTCCATCACGTTTCGCTCGGCTACAAGCTCGGCATCGACACCAGCGCCGACATCACTGCGGCGAAGTGA
- a CDS encoding NapC/NirT family cytochrome c: MTDKDDKQPEGRRGFWASLCRPSAKYSFGGLLVAGFAIGVLFWGGFNTVLEATNTEAFCISCHEMHDNVYQEYKKTIHYTNRTGVRATCPDCHVPKDWTHKMIRKVQASKEVWGKLTGTIDTPEKFASKRLELARNEWKRMKAADSRECRNCHSLESMNADSQKQRARKQHEMAREDNMTCIDCHKGIAHTKPEGMTEEDDL; the protein is encoded by the coding sequence ATGACAGACAAAGACGACAAGCAGCCGGAAGGGCGGAGAGGATTCTGGGCGTCGTTGTGTCGTCCGAGCGCGAAGTATTCGTTCGGGGGCCTCCTGGTCGCGGGATTTGCGATCGGCGTGCTCTTCTGGGGCGGCTTCAACACCGTCCTGGAAGCGACCAATACGGAGGCGTTCTGCATTTCGTGTCATGAAATGCACGACAACGTGTATCAGGAATACAAGAAGACGATCCACTACACGAACCGCACCGGGGTGCGTGCGACCTGCCCCGATTGCCATGTGCCGAAGGACTGGACGCACAAGATGATCCGCAAGGTGCAGGCCTCGAAGGAGGTCTGGGGCAAGCTGACCGGCACCATCGATACGCCCGAGAAGTTTGCGTCCAAGCGCCTCGAGCTCGCCCGCAACGAGTGGAAACGCATGAAGGCGGCCGATTCGCGCGAGTGTCGTAACTGCCACAGCCTCGAGAGCATGAATGCCGACTCGCAAAAGCAGCGGGCGCGCAAGCAGCACGAAATGGCGCGCGAGGACAACATGACCTGCATCGACTGTCACAAAGGCATTGCGCATACGAAGCCCGAAGGGATGACCGAGGAAGACGACCTGTAA
- a CDS encoding nitrite reductase produces MQNHNWIGKTLALALLPMAVGAAWAQSAPEMTADEKTKAKQIYFERCAGCHGVLRKGATGKNLEPHWAKTAADGTKLEGGTLKLGTARLEKIISYGTEGGMVNYDDILTKEEINMMARYIQQTPDVPPEFSLKDMKDSWKLIVPVAERPKKQMNNINLKNVFAVTLRDAGKLALIDGDTHKIWKVLDTGYAVHISRLSASGRYVYTVGRDGLTTIIDMWYEEPKTVATVRLGSDARSVDTSKFKGFEDKYLIGGTYWPPQFSIMDGETLEPIKIVSTRGQTVDGEYHPEPRVASIVASHIKPEWVVNVKETGQIMLVDYTDIKNLKSTTIESAKFLHDGGWDISKRYFMVAANASNKVAAVDTKTGKLASLIDTAKIPHPGRGANFMHPQFGPVWTTGHLGADVISVISTASDNPKHAKFKDKNWKVVQELKMPGAGNLFVKTHPKSTHLWADAPMNPEREIAESVYVYDLKDLSKAPSRLDVAKDSGLPESKAIRRATHPEFNEAGNEVWISLWGGKTDQSAIVIYDDKTLKLKKVITDPAIVTPTGKFNVFNTMHDVY; encoded by the coding sequence GTGCAAAACCATAATTGGATCGGAAAGACCCTGGCTCTGGCGCTGCTGCCGATGGCAGTCGGCGCGGCGTGGGCGCAATCAGCTCCTGAAATGACTGCCGACGAAAAAACGAAGGCAAAGCAGATCTACTTCGAGCGCTGTGCCGGTTGTCACGGCGTTTTGCGCAAGGGTGCCACCGGCAAGAACCTTGAACCGCACTGGGCGAAGACCGCGGCCGATGGCACCAAGCTCGAAGGCGGCACGCTGAAGCTCGGCACCGCCCGGCTCGAGAAGATCATCTCCTACGGCACCGAAGGCGGGATGGTCAACTATGACGACATCCTGACCAAGGAAGAAATCAACATGATGGCGCGGTACATCCAGCAGACGCCGGACGTGCCGCCCGAGTTCTCGCTCAAGGACATGAAGGACAGCTGGAAGTTGATCGTTCCGGTTGCCGAGCGTCCGAAGAAGCAGATGAACAACATCAACCTGAAGAACGTGTTTGCGGTGACGCTGCGCGATGCCGGCAAGCTCGCGCTGATCGACGGCGACACGCACAAGATCTGGAAGGTGCTCGACACCGGCTATGCGGTGCATATCTCCCGCCTGTCGGCATCGGGCCGCTACGTCTACACCGTTGGCCGCGACGGTCTGACGACGATCATCGACATGTGGTACGAAGAGCCGAAGACGGTCGCGACGGTGCGCCTTGGTTCGGACGCACGCTCGGTCGATACGTCGAAATTCAAGGGCTTCGAAGACAAGTACCTGATCGGCGGCACCTACTGGCCGCCCCAGTTCTCGATCATGGACGGCGAGACGCTTGAGCCGATCAAGATCGTCTCGACCCGCGGCCAGACGGTCGACGGGGAATACCACCCGGAACCGCGCGTCGCGTCGATCGTCGCGTCGCACATCAAGCCCGAGTGGGTGGTGAACGTGAAGGAGACCGGGCAGATCATGCTGGTCGACTACACGGACATCAAGAACCTGAAGTCCACGACGATCGAGTCCGCGAAATTCCTGCATGACGGCGGGTGGGACATTTCCAAGCGCTACTTCATGGTTGCCGCCAACGCGTCGAACAAGGTCGCCGCGGTCGACACCAAGACCGGCAAGCTCGCGAGCCTGATCGACACGGCGAAGATCCCGCATCCGGGGCGGGGCGCGAACTTCATGCACCCGCAATTCGGCCCGGTGTGGACCACCGGCCATCTTGGCGCCGACGTCATCTCGGTGATCTCGACGGCCTCCGACAATCCAAAGCACGCGAAATTCAAAGACAAGAACTGGAAGGTCGTGCAGGAATTGAAGATGCCGGGCGCGGGCAATCTGTTCGTGAAGACCCATCCGAAGTCGACCCACCTGTGGGCCGATGCACCGATGAACCCCGAGCGCGAGATCGCCGAATCCGTCTATGTGTATGACCTGAAGGACCTGAGCAAGGCGCCGAGCCGTCTCGACGTTGCGAAGGATTCGGGCCTGCCCGAAAGCAAGGCGATCCGCCGTGCGACACACCCGGAGTTCAACGAAGCGGGCAACGAGGTGTGGATCTCCCTGTGGGGTGGCAAGACGGACCAGTCGGCGATCGTCATCTATGACGACAAGACCCTCAAGCTGAAGAAGGTCATCACCGACCCGGCCATCGTCACGCCGACGGGCAAGTTCAACGTCTTCAACACGATGCACGACGTTTATTGA
- a CDS encoding Lrp/AsnC family transcriptional regulator, producing the protein MTDVAADDLERRIIVATQGGLPLVPDPWGAVAGELGIPPKELLARIRSMLERGVIRRIGAVPNHYAIGYTANGMSVWDIDDEAIDAVGEWLGALPAVTHCYRRPRRLPDWPYNLFAMVHGRSHDAVRGQLEDIAARLESLFPAACRARDVLFSSAILKKTGLRIRDAG; encoded by the coding sequence ATGACGGACGTGGCTGCCGACGACCTCGAACGCCGCATCATCGTCGCGACCCAGGGCGGCCTGCCGCTGGTTCCCGATCCCTGGGGCGCGGTCGCCGGTGAGCTGGGTATCCCTCCGAAGGAATTGCTCGCACGCATCCGCTCCATGCTCGAGCGAGGCGTGATCCGGCGCATCGGGGCGGTACCGAACCACTACGCGATCGGCTATACGGCCAATGGCATGAGTGTGTGGGACATCGATGACGAGGCGATCGATGCGGTCGGCGAATGGCTCGGCGCGCTCCCCGCCGTCACGCACTGCTATCGGCGTCCGCGTCGCCTTCCGGACTGGCCGTACAACCTGTTCGCGATGGTGCATGGTCGCAGCCACGACGCCGTGCGCGGACAGCTCGAGGACATCGCCGCCCGCCTCGAGTCGCTCTTCCCCGCGGCGTGTCGCGCCCGCGACGTGCTCTTCTCCTCGGCGATCCTGAAGAAGACCGGCCTGCGCATCCGCGACGCGGGCTGA
- a CDS encoding AsnC family transcriptional regulator has protein sequence MSGRRTSVDSPVALDDIDRVLINALQGDFPLSRQPFADVGVRLGLAEEDVLARLQRLLDARVLTRFGPMFQIERIGGAFCLAAMSVSDDAFEHVTAQVNAFVEVAHNYRREHALNMWFVLATERPDGITDCARRIEAATGLPVFLFPKEREYFVEMKLEA, from the coding sequence ATGAGCGGTCGCCGCACGTCAGTCGACAGTCCCGTTGCCCTCGATGACATCGATCGTGTGCTGATCAACGCCTTGCAGGGCGACTTTCCGCTCTCCCGCCAGCCCTTCGCGGACGTCGGCGTGCGCTTGGGACTCGCGGAGGAAGACGTCCTCGCGCGCCTGCAGCGTCTGCTCGACGCGCGCGTGCTGACCCGCTTCGGTCCGATGTTCCAGATCGAGCGCATCGGTGGCGCGTTCTGCCTCGCCGCGATGAGTGTTTCCGACGATGCCTTCGAACATGTCACCGCGCAGGTCAACGCGTTCGTCGAAGTCGCACACAATTACCGGCGCGAGCACGCACTCAACATGTGGTTCGTGCTCGCCACCGAGCGACCCGACGGAATCACCGACTGCGCCCGGCGCATCGAAGCCGCAACCGGACTACCCGTGTTCCTCTTTCCGAAGGAACGCGAGTACTTCGTCGAAATGAAGCTGGAGGCATGA